From one Culex quinquefasciatus strain JHB chromosome 3, VPISU_Cqui_1.0_pri_paternal, whole genome shotgun sequence genomic stretch:
- the LOC6040166 gene encoding uncharacterized protein LOC6040166 isoform X2, translated as MDSDWTNNETYRAIPQMEVESPKSDEPDKKSTSSRGKRGANNMFTQSVFDLTLITINICQICYILKVGPSLGVLYYIMLGLLGVSLALLSMHGFMGLFGRLQCSTPLSDGCFNCLYNTSLFMVVLIYLVNLVFNVVSLKETEDKCRIIIDNLRNRTL; from the exons ATGGACTCGGATTGGACCAACAACGAGACGTACCGCGCGATTCCCCAGATGGAAGTCGAGAGCCCAAAG AGCGATGAACCAGATAAAAAGTCCACCAGCTCCAGAGGCAAGAGGGGAGCCAACAATATGTTCACTCAAAGTGTTTTCGATCTTACGCTCATCACGATCAACATTTGCCAAATTTGCTACATTTTGAAGGTTGGTCCGTCGTTGGGCGTTCTCTATTACATAATGCTGGGTCTGTTGGGCGTGTCTCTTGCACTGCTG TCGATGCACGGTTTCATGGGCCTTTTCGGACGACTTCAGTGCAGCACTCCCCTTTCCGATGGTTGCTTCAACTGTCTCTACAACACCTCCCTCTTCATGGTGGTCCTTATTTATCTGGTCAATCTTGTGTTCAACGTGGTGAGCTTGAAGGAAACCGAAGACAAGTGTCGAATCATCATCGACAATTTGCGCAACAGAACATTGtga
- the LOC6040166 gene encoding uncharacterized protein LOC6040166 isoform X1 has protein sequence MDSDWTNNETYRAIPQMEVESPKVSDEPDKKSTSSRGKRGANNMFTQSVFDLTLITINICQICYILKVGPSLGVLYYIMLGLLGVSLALLSMHGFMGLFGRLQCSTPLSDGCFNCLYNTSLFMVVLIYLVNLVFNVVSLKETEDKCRIIIDNLRNRTL, from the exons ATGGACTCGGATTGGACCAACAACGAGACGTACCGCGCGATTCCCCAGATGGAAGTCGAGAGCCCAAAGGTG AGCGATGAACCAGATAAAAAGTCCACCAGCTCCAGAGGCAAGAGGGGAGCCAACAATATGTTCACTCAAAGTGTTTTCGATCTTACGCTCATCACGATCAACATTTGCCAAATTTGCTACATTTTGAAGGTTGGTCCGTCGTTGGGCGTTCTCTATTACATAATGCTGGGTCTGTTGGGCGTGTCTCTTGCACTGCTG TCGATGCACGGTTTCATGGGCCTTTTCGGACGACTTCAGTGCAGCACTCCCCTTTCCGATGGTTGCTTCAACTGTCTCTACAACACCTCCCTCTTCATGGTGGTCCTTATTTATCTGGTCAATCTTGTGTTCAACGTGGTGAGCTTGAAGGAAACCGAAGACAAGTGTCGAATCATCATCGACAATTTGCGCAACAGAACATTGtga